The proteins below come from a single Terriglobia bacterium genomic window:
- a CDS encoding glutaredoxin family protein, whose translation MPFEDKDVSTDQQAVFALVRTYKSRSTPTIVVGDEVMVGFDPDRLDQMLAK comes from the coding sequence ATCCCGTTTGAAGACAAGGACGTCAGCACTGACCAGCAGGCGGTGTTTGCGCTGGTCCGCACCTACAAGAGCCGTTCCACTCCCACCATTGTGGTAGGCGATGAGGTCATGGTCGGTTTTGATCCTGACCGGCTGGACCAGATGCTTGCCAAATAA